One Mesorhizobium sp. L-2-11 genomic region harbors:
- a CDS encoding vWA domain-containing protein translates to MAGLARSIAAAILLLWMTTLGLAADRVVIVLDASGSMWAQIDGKPKLEIARQSLRTVLQSVPADKEIGFMAYGHREKGSCEDIELIVPPQAGSAAAVSAVADSLKFIGKTPLTSAVRQAAEALKYTEDKATVILITDGLETCKGDPCALGRDLRAAGVDFTVNVVGFGLTADEGKQVACLADNTGGKYIQASDEKALQDALVETIAAAPAPAPEPAPQPPAAPEKPEFNFIPAVVLAEGGDPVTEGNSWEIYKAKSDGTRGDYVATEYGAYKGNLDPGDYLIVARLGEAGTEQKLTVEAGQVYEPLLTLNAGTLVIHPRPSEGADVADGAAVVIAYPGVDMPATYYGDTKVVLPAGDQKVTVRIGQGEVTEIIPLTGGKLVEKDIVVGVGHVVANAYYIAGGDKADGSGIGFKVFKAKKKVDGTRQEVAYAYGPDSKFDLPPDDYVLTATVDLAVVEQPFSVKAGEHQDVKIAINAGVLAITAPGASKIEIFDAKKDINGNRKSLGYAFDEKYQAALPAGDYAVVSEKLDNSSKESTVTITAGERAELTVQ, encoded by the coding sequence ATGGCGGGACTTGCACGGAGCATCGCTGCGGCGATTTTACTGTTGTGGATGACGACGCTCGGCCTTGCCGCCGACCGTGTCGTCATCGTTCTCGACGCCTCCGGTTCGATGTGGGCGCAGATCGACGGCAAGCCCAAGCTCGAAATCGCCCGCCAATCGCTGCGAACGGTGCTGCAATCGGTCCCTGCCGACAAGGAAATCGGCTTCATGGCCTATGGCCATCGCGAGAAGGGCAGTTGCGAGGACATCGAACTCATCGTGCCGCCGCAGGCCGGCTCGGCAGCTGCTGTTTCCGCTGTCGCCGATAGTCTGAAATTCATCGGCAAGACGCCGCTGACATCAGCCGTCAGACAGGCGGCCGAGGCGCTGAAATACACCGAGGACAAGGCCACCGTCATCCTGATCACCGACGGGCTCGAGACCTGCAAAGGCGACCCCTGTGCGCTCGGCAGGGACCTGAGGGCCGCCGGTGTCGACTTCACCGTAAACGTCGTCGGCTTCGGCCTGACCGCGGACGAGGGCAAGCAGGTTGCTTGCCTCGCCGACAACACCGGCGGCAAATACATCCAGGCGTCGGATGAGAAGGCGCTGCAGGACGCGCTGGTCGAGACCATCGCCGCCGCACCTGCACCGGCGCCCGAACCGGCGCCGCAGCCACCTGCCGCGCCGGAAAAACCGGAGTTCAACTTCATCCCCGCCGTGGTGCTCGCCGAGGGCGGCGATCCCGTCACCGAAGGCAACTCCTGGGAGATCTACAAGGCAAAGTCCGACGGCACGCGCGGCGACTACGTCGCCACCGAGTACGGCGCCTACAAAGGCAATCTGGACCCGGGCGACTACTTGATTGTCGCACGCCTTGGCGAGGCCGGGACTGAACAGAAGCTCACGGTCGAGGCGGGCCAGGTCTACGAACCCCTCCTTACGCTGAATGCCGGCACGCTCGTCATTCATCCGCGGCCAAGTGAGGGCGCGGATGTGGCCGATGGTGCGGCTGTCGTGATCGCCTATCCGGGCGTTGATATGCCGGCGACCTATTACGGCGACACCAAGGTCGTGTTGCCGGCCGGCGACCAGAAAGTGACGGTCAGGATCGGGCAGGGCGAGGTTACCGAAATCATCCCGCTCACGGGCGGCAAGCTCGTCGAAAAGGATATCGTCGTCGGCGTCGGCCATGTCGTTGCCAACGCCTATTACATTGCCGGCGGCGACAAGGCCGACGGTTCGGGCATCGGCTTCAAGGTGTTCAAGGCAAAAAAGAAGGTCGACGGAACCAGGCAAGAGGTGGCTTATGCCTATGGCCCCGACAGCAAGTTCGATCTGCCGCCCGACGACTATGTGCTGACGGCGACGGTCGACCTTGCCGTCGTCGAGCAGCCGTTCAGCGTCAAGGCCGGTGAGCATCAGGATGTCAAGATCGCCATCAATGCCGGCGTGCTGGCGATCACCGCGCCAGGAGCTTCGAAGATCGAGATTTTCGATGCGAAGAAGGACATCAACGGCAACCGCAAATCGCTCGGCTACGCCTTTGACGAGAAATATCAGGCGGCGCTGCCGGCCGGCGACTACGCCGTCGTCTCCGAAAAGTTGGACAACAGCTCGAAGGAAAGTACGGTGACCATCACAGCCGGCGAGCGAGCCGAGTTGACAGTTCAATAG
- a CDS encoding GlxA family transcriptional regulator, translating into MPNLTVPSERPVTNDPIHGGRQFGFLLVDKFSMFSLAAAIDTFRSANRLLGHDFYGWTTVSADGDAVMASNGLPLKIDYAVADLPPVDILFVSVGLTTEFPGKSKVLAALRSWGRRGNALGALSVGSYLLAEAGQLEGYRCTIHWENRAGFVERFPDINCTGNVFEIDRKRYTCAGGTTSIDLMLEIVRGDFGSSLANGVANQFQHERIRSAGDRQRVGPERDLTGKSEKLRRIVELMADHLDEPLSAVQLAKSAGLSVRQVERLFLRHLSVTPGRYYMRLRLERARELLRQTNMPILDVAIATGFTSHSYFAQSYRLQFGRPPSEERRTTY; encoded by the coding sequence TTGCCGAACCTCACTGTTCCCTCAGAGCGGCCGGTCACGAATGATCCCATTCACGGCGGCCGGCAATTCGGGTTCCTGCTGGTCGACAAGTTTTCCATGTTCTCGCTGGCCGCCGCAATCGACACGTTCCGGTCGGCCAACCGGCTGCTCGGCCACGATTTTTATGGCTGGACGACGGTGTCGGCCGACGGAGATGCCGTCATGGCCTCCAATGGCCTGCCGCTCAAGATCGACTACGCTGTCGCCGATTTGCCGCCGGTCGATATTCTTTTCGTCTCGGTCGGGCTGACGACCGAGTTTCCCGGCAAGAGCAAGGTGCTGGCGGCGCTGCGCAGCTGGGGCCGGCGCGGCAACGCGCTCGGCGCACTGTCGGTCGGCTCCTATCTGCTCGCCGAGGCAGGCCAGCTCGAAGGCTATCGCTGCACCATCCACTGGGAAAACCGCGCCGGCTTCGTCGAACGGTTTCCCGACATCAACTGCACCGGCAATGTCTTCGAGATCGATCGCAAGCGTTACACCTGCGCCGGCGGCACCACCTCCATCGACCTGATGCTGGAGATCGTGCGTGGCGATTTCGGCTCGAGCCTTGCCAACGGCGTCGCCAACCAGTTCCAGCACGAACGCATCCGCTCCGCCGGAGACCGCCAGCGCGTCGGTCCTGAGCGCGACCTGACCGGCAAATCGGAAAAGCTGCGGCGCATCGTCGAATTGATGGCCGACCATCTCGACGAGCCGCTGTCGGCGGTGCAGCTCGCCAAGTCGGCCGGCCTGTCGGTGCGCCAGGTCGAGCGGCTGTTCCTGCGTCATCTCAGCGTGACGCCCGGCCGCTACTACATGCGGCTCAGGCTTGAGCGGGCGCGCGAATTGCTGCGCCAGACCAACATGCCGATCCTCGACGTGGCGATCGCCACCGGCTTCACCTCGCACTCCTATTTTGCCCAGAGCTACCGGCTGCAGTTTGGCCGGCCGCCTTCCGAAGAGCGGCGCACGACATATTGA
- the folD gene encoding bifunctional methylenetetrahydrofolate dehydrogenase/methenyltetrahydrofolate cyclohydrolase FolD produces MAELIDGKSVAEGVVRRVKALTIELMEKGAHKPGLAVVIVGEDPASQVYVASKSRTAKECGFHSVQHTLPAEMSEQELLAIIGELNADPAINGILVQLPLPGHIDAGKVIQAIAPQKDVDGFHFINVGKLGTGELETAFVPCTPAGSMLLIERVRGKDLSGLNAVVVGRSNIVGKPMANLLLAANCTVTIAHSRTKDLAALARTADILVAAVGRPEMVRGDWVKPGATVVDVGINRIAAPEKGEGKTRLVGDVAYAEAAKTAGAITPVPGGVGPMTIAMLMANTLASAYLAAGLKRPSF; encoded by the coding sequence ATGGCCGAGTTGATTGACGGAAAAAGCGTTGCCGAAGGCGTGGTGCGGCGCGTCAAAGCGTTGACGATCGAACTGATGGAAAAGGGCGCGCACAAGCCCGGTCTCGCCGTGGTCATCGTCGGCGAGGATCCGGCGAGCCAGGTTTACGTCGCCTCCAAATCCCGTACCGCCAAGGAATGCGGATTTCATTCGGTCCAGCACACGCTGCCGGCCGAAATGTCCGAACAGGAACTGCTTGCTATCATCGGCGAACTCAACGCCGATCCCGCCATCAACGGCATCCTGGTGCAGCTTCCGCTGCCTGGCCATATCGATGCGGGCAAGGTCATCCAGGCAATAGCGCCGCAAAAGGATGTCGACGGCTTCCACTTCATCAATGTCGGCAAGCTCGGCACCGGCGAACTGGAGACGGCGTTCGTGCCTTGCACGCCGGCCGGCTCGATGCTGCTCATCGAGCGCGTGCGCGGCAAGGATCTTTCCGGGCTCAATGCGGTGGTCGTCGGCCGCTCCAATATCGTCGGCAAACCGATGGCCAATCTTCTGCTTGCCGCCAACTGCACCGTCACCATCGCGCACAGCCGCACCAAGGACCTGGCCGCACTGGCGCGCACCGCCGACATTCTCGTTGCCGCTGTCGGCAGACCAGAAATGGTCAGGGGTGACTGGGTCAAACCGGGCGCCACCGTCGTCGACGTCGGCATCAACCGCATCGCGGCGCCGGAAAAGGGCGAAGGCAAGACCCGCCTCGTCGGTGACGTCGCCTATGCGGAAGCGGCCAAGACGGCCGGTGCCATCACGCCGGTGCCAGGCGGCGTCGGACCGATGACCATTGCCATGCTGATGGCCAACACGCTAGCTTCCGCCTATCTCGCGGCCGGATTGAAACGGCCGTCTTTCTGA
- a CDS encoding GumC family protein, with amino-acid sequence MVDRQNREDWKRERSLLALGQALRGEEEPSLVAIGGGASWREDAATRHRRARSRREGRTHPEFSATPELSANDETWFQADDASASAARMPPETDDAADAGHAQARQREEPLAAGVSEDRRSDADSRYAAFEPRHAAFEPRYADEEPRYADDEQRSSREEDDRWKPLIDPMQVVRGIARSKLLIVAMTILGAALGVALALSTPKKYEATAELIVDPRDLKLTDRDLTQSVVASDATLAIVENQVRVLTSGTVLNKVVDKLNLVNDPEFNGQGAGGLGMMTLIRSMLSRNDGPAAGEGRRRALAVANLAESLSVERGGKTFVISVSATTQHGEKSALIANTMTDVFLQTFGQIQSDTAGRATNELTGRLDELRKGVEVAERKVEDFRAAHDLVDAQGHLISDDEMLKLNQQLAIARARTLELNARAASARSIDVSSVLSGTLPEEINSNTMSELRSQYATLKQEADRAAIRLGPRHPELQALNAQLAGSRERIVGELRRIASSLQVDLRRAVQLEQDLASRLAQLKVRSGDVNSDLVTLRELEREAAAKRSVYEQYLLRARETGEQKDINTANINVISKAFAPLEPNGPSRAMTVLAGLLAGLASGVGLGAMRGAYASLRESADSRPRRRAEQRRTPIEDKAYKASPPVPPHAGPHPQQHYRQASSDEADQAWKAAEQQASIEEIRASLREFREAVRELSESRSRRYF; translated from the coding sequence ATGGTCGACAGGCAAAACCGGGAAGATTGGAAGCGCGAGCGGTCCTTGCTGGCGCTCGGCCAGGCATTGCGCGGCGAAGAAGAACCATCGCTGGTTGCGATCGGCGGCGGGGCGTCATGGCGCGAGGATGCCGCAACACGCCATCGTCGCGCGCGTTCACGCCGCGAGGGGCGAACGCATCCGGAATTTTCGGCAACCCCGGAGTTATCGGCAAACGATGAAACTTGGTTTCAAGCCGACGATGCATCGGCTTCGGCCGCCCGGATGCCACCTGAGACCGACGACGCGGCTGATGCGGGCCATGCGCAGGCCAGGCAGCGGGAGGAGCCGCTTGCAGCCGGTGTCTCCGAGGACCGGCGTTCCGATGCCGATTCTCGATACGCCGCGTTCGAGCCTCGACACGCCGCGTTCGAACCTCGATATGCCGACGAAGAACCTCGATACGCAGATGACGAGCAGCGGTCTTCCCGCGAGGAGGACGACAGATGGAAGCCGTTGATCGATCCGATGCAGGTCGTCCGCGGCATTGCCCGCTCGAAGCTGCTGATCGTCGCCATGACGATACTGGGCGCCGCGCTTGGCGTCGCCCTCGCGCTGTCGACGCCGAAGAAATACGAAGCCACCGCAGAGCTGATCGTCGACCCGCGCGACCTGAAGCTCACCGACCGCGACCTCACCCAATCGGTGGTTGCGTCCGACGCCACGCTGGCCATCGTCGAGAACCAGGTTCGCGTGCTCACCTCCGGCACCGTTCTCAACAAGGTCGTGGACAAGCTCAATCTCGTCAATGATCCGGAGTTCAATGGGCAAGGGGCCGGTGGCCTGGGGATGATGACGTTGATCCGGTCGATGCTGTCGCGCAATGACGGGCCGGCTGCCGGTGAGGGCCGCCGCCGTGCGCTGGCCGTCGCCAATCTGGCCGAGAGCCTTTCGGTCGAGCGCGGCGGCAAGACCTTTGTCATCTCGGTCAGCGCCACCACGCAACATGGCGAGAAGTCGGCGCTGATCGCCAACACGATGACGGATGTTTTTCTGCAGACTTTCGGCCAGATCCAGTCCGATACCGCTGGCCGCGCGACCAACGAGCTGACCGGCAGGCTCGACGAGCTGCGCAAGGGCGTCGAAGTGGCCGAGCGCAAGGTCGAGGATTTCAGGGCCGCGCACGACCTCGTCGACGCGCAAGGCCATTTGATCAGCGACGACGAGATGCTCAAGCTCAACCAGCAGCTGGCCATCGCCCGCGCACGCACGCTGGAACTCAACGCCCGCGCCGCGTCGGCGCGCTCGATCGACGTGAGTTCGGTTCTGAGCGGCACCTTGCCGGAGGAGATCAACTCCAACACCATGAGCGAGTTGCGCTCGCAATATGCGACGCTCAAGCAGGAGGCCGACCGCGCCGCGATCCGGCTCGGGCCGCGACATCCCGAGCTCCAGGCGCTCAATGCCCAGCTTGCCGGATCGCGCGAGCGTATCGTCGGGGAACTGCGCCGCATCGCCTCGTCGCTGCAGGTCGACCTCAGGCGCGCCGTGCAGCTCGAACAGGATCTGGCCTCGCGGCTGGCGCAGTTGAAAGTCCGCAGCGGCGACGTCAACAGTGACCTGGTCACGCTGCGCGAATTGGAGCGCGAGGCCGCCGCCAAACGCTCCGTCTATGAACAATATCTTCTCCGCGCCCGGGAGACCGGCGAGCAGAAGGACATCAACACCGCCAACATCAACGTGATCTCCAAGGCCTTTGCCCCGCTCGAGCCGAACGGACCGTCGCGCGCCATGACGGTGCTTGCCGGCCTGCTAGCGGGGCTTGCTTCCGGTGTCGGCCTCGGCGCCATGCGCGGCGCTTATGCGAGCCTGCGCGAATCCGCCGATTCGCGGCCGCGCCGCCGGGCAGAACAGCGCCGGACACCCATTGAAGACAAGGCATACAAGGCGTCGCCGCCCGTTCCGCCCCATGCCGGGCCTCATCCGCAGCAGCACTATCGCCAAGCCTCGTCGGACGAGGCAGATCAGGCTTGGAAAGCCGCTGAACAGCAAGCCTCCATCGAGGAAATCCGAGCCAGCCTGCGCGAATTCCGCGAAGCGGTTCGCGAACTCAGCGAAAGCCGATCGCGGCGCTATTTCTGA
- a CDS encoding lipopolysaccharide biosynthesis protein has translation MTEAGNIPQKRHLARIDAFLAERRRLVRDYLSAISGAGGRLVFSLAYFIALANTLSIAEFGMFATASAAGVMLSRILAFGFISALYRTATIRPNLIGTFTAGFLLLGAISLPLLAAAAYGVYLVFFASTVPLSVFAAIVFAEALLWRPVEVALIVNNGLGKFGRAALMTILATALRALGAVLFMFAAQPSIGVWSWYYIGANAVSLLIAFGFFYPRQRLRLRLALYLRRLADSIYVAGAEVLFYLQMEFDKLLVLAIGGPHLAGIYAIIMRLVDLTAIPIRTFSMMLVQRMMRAPELLSRLSVKSGIEGGVFAVSTLALATLGIVLHFFPNALGSNVAEAAPLVALAICVPGLRNLVEYQAELLFARGQTLVRAINLALLAGMKAVLLTYVLTNIPGTPDLVLSLNVVFLLLYLASALLTYSAMRRPAKPV, from the coding sequence ATGACTGAGGCAGGCAACATCCCGCAAAAACGGCATCTCGCCCGGATCGACGCTTTCCTGGCCGAGCGACGGCGGCTGGTTCGCGACTATCTTTCGGCGATCAGCGGCGCGGGCGGGCGGCTGGTGTTTTCGCTCGCCTATTTCATCGCGCTGGCCAACACGCTGTCGATCGCCGAGTTCGGCATGTTCGCCACTGCTTCGGCGGCCGGCGTGATGCTGTCGCGCATCCTGGCCTTCGGCTTCATCTCGGCGCTTTACCGAACCGCCACCATCCGCCCCAATCTGATCGGCACCTTCACGGCCGGCTTCCTGCTGCTTGGTGCGATATCGCTGCCGTTGCTGGCGGCCGCCGCCTACGGCGTCTACCTGGTGTTCTTTGCCAGCACCGTGCCGCTGTCGGTGTTTGCGGCGATCGTATTTGCCGAGGCGTTGCTGTGGCGGCCGGTCGAGGTGGCGCTGATCGTCAACAACGGTCTCGGCAAATTCGGCCGCGCCGCCCTGATGACGATCCTGGCGACGGCCCTGCGGGCGCTCGGCGCCGTGCTGTTCATGTTTGCGGCGCAGCCGAGCATAGGGGTCTGGTCCTGGTATTACATCGGCGCCAACGCCGTCTCGCTGCTCATCGCCTTCGGATTTTTCTATCCACGCCAGCGGCTGCGGCTGCGGCTGGCGCTCTATCTCAGGCGGCTCGCCGATTCCATTTACGTGGCCGGCGCAGAGGTGCTGTTCTACCTGCAGATGGAATTCGACAAGCTGCTGGTGCTGGCGATCGGCGGCCCGCACCTCGCCGGCATCTATGCCATCATCATGCGGCTGGTCGACCTGACGGCGATCCCGATCCGCACCTTCTCGATGATGCTGGTGCAGCGCATGATGCGGGCGCCGGAGCTCTTGTCGCGCCTTTCGGTCAAGAGCGGCATCGAAGGCGGCGTGTTCGCGGTCTCGACGCTGGCGCTGGCGACACTCGGCATCGTGCTGCATTTCTTCCCCAACGCGCTCGGCAGCAATGTTGCGGAGGCCGCCCCCTTGGTGGCGCTGGCGATCTGCGTGCCGGGCCTGCGCAACCTCGTCGAATACCAGGCCGAGCTTCTGTTCGCGCGCGGCCAGACGCTGGTGCGGGCGATCAACCTGGCCCTGCTTGCCGGGATGAAGGCGGTGCTGCTGACCTATGTGCTGACCAATATCCCGGGCACGCCCGATCTGGTGCTGTCGCTCAACGTCGTCTTCCTGCTGCTCTATCTCGCCTCGGCGCTGCTCACCTATTCGGCGATGCGCAGGCCGGCGAAGCCGGTTTGA
- a CDS encoding DUF6492 family protein, which translates to MNNRFVSSPDREADFLRRTPTAAVVTASYAPDLERCHLLCDTIDRYVSGVAHHYILVEHRDVALFRQLENNRRTIVDERDLLPRWLHAFDDPLSLFRRRIWLSLKTMPLRGWHVQQLRRIAISAHAGEDVLVFCDSDVAFLKPFDCSAFWRDGKVRLFRRDGVLSGDGHEQHRIWSRNAGSALGIEPSEVSTHDYISTLIAWRRETVTAMCARIEKIHGRYWVEIVGAARKFSECMIYGRYVDDVLGGAGHFHGSEEFCRVHWTGEALSDDEFRRFVAAMAPQQVAIGMQSFIGTDVGRIRRLIGLD; encoded by the coding sequence TTGAACAACCGGTTCGTTTCGAGCCCTGATCGCGAGGCCGATTTCCTTCGCCGGACGCCGACGGCGGCGGTCGTGACGGCAAGCTATGCGCCGGATTTGGAGCGCTGCCACCTGCTGTGCGACACAATCGACCGCTACGTTTCCGGCGTGGCGCACCACTATATCCTTGTCGAGCATCGCGATGTGGCGCTGTTTCGTCAGCTGGAGAACAATCGCCGCACCATCGTCGACGAGCGCGACCTGTTGCCGCGCTGGCTGCATGCCTTCGACGATCCGCTCAGCCTGTTCCGCCGGCGCATCTGGCTCAGCCTGAAGACCATGCCGCTGCGCGGCTGGCATGTGCAGCAGCTTCGCCGCATCGCGATATCGGCGCACGCCGGCGAGGACGTGCTGGTCTTCTGCGATTCCGACGTGGCGTTCCTAAAACCTTTCGACTGCAGCGCCTTCTGGCGCGACGGCAAGGTGCGGCTGTTCCGCCGCGACGGCGTGCTGTCGGGTGACGGTCACGAGCAGCATCGCATCTGGTCGCGCAATGCCGGCTCGGCGCTCGGCATCGAGCCATCGGAGGTTTCGACCCACGACTACATTTCGACGCTGATTGCCTGGCGCCGCGAAACCGTGACGGCGATGTGCGCCCGCATCGAGAAGATCCACGGCCGCTACTGGGTCGAAATCGTCGGCGCGGCGCGGAAATTCTCCGAATGCATGATCTACGGCCGCTATGTCGACGACGTGCTCGGCGGCGCCGGCCATTTCCATGGCTCGGAGGAGTTCTGCCGCGTCCACTGGACGGGCGAGGCGCTGTCGGATGACGAGTTCCGCCGCTTCGTCGCCGCCATGGCGCCGCAACAGGTGGCCATCGGCATGCAGTCGTTCATCGGCACCGACGTCGGCCGCATCCGCCGCCTGATCGGGCTGGATTAG
- a CDS encoding WecB/TagA/CpsF family glycosyltransferase, whose product MNMHNARAVFGADSLKSILGIPVLAIGWDDAVALLTRLIAERRFTKVTFLNAHNANVTYTDPVVAEALDDFLILPDGVGVDLAAKLLHGAPFPDNLNGTDFIPAFLQAAARPLTVGLLGATKVNAEAASKKLAALALQHRFVVVHDGYFSPAEEPAIVDRIARLRPDVLLVAMGVPRQELWIARHIDARHCTLPIAVGALLDFLSGTVPRAPLWMRRLRLEWLFRLWIEPGRLWRRYVVGNPLFLWRVIGQKFLRRPAPARTSPAAGRGADH is encoded by the coding sequence ATGAATATGCACAACGCCCGCGCCGTCTTCGGGGCCGACAGCTTGAAATCGATCCTGGGCATCCCGGTCCTTGCCATCGGCTGGGACGATGCGGTCGCGCTGCTGACCCGGTTGATTGCAGAGCGGCGCTTCACCAAGGTCACCTTTCTCAACGCGCACAACGCCAATGTCACCTATACGGACCCGGTCGTTGCCGAGGCGCTCGACGATTTTCTCATCCTGCCGGACGGCGTCGGCGTCGATCTGGCGGCGAAACTGCTTCACGGAGCGCCGTTTCCGGACAATCTCAATGGCACCGATTTCATCCCTGCCTTCCTGCAGGCTGCCGCCAGGCCGCTAACCGTGGGGCTGCTCGGCGCGACGAAGGTCAACGCCGAGGCGGCATCGAAGAAGCTGGCAGCACTCGCGTTGCAGCACCGGTTCGTGGTCGTCCATGACGGTTATTTCTCTCCCGCCGAGGAGCCGGCAATCGTCGATCGCATCGCCAGATTGCGGCCGGACGTGCTGCTTGTCGCCATGGGCGTGCCGCGCCAGGAATTATGGATCGCGCGCCACATCGACGCGCGCCACTGCACGCTGCCGATCGCAGTCGGCGCGCTGCTCGATTTTCTGAGCGGCACGGTGCCGCGGGCGCCGCTGTGGATGCGTCGGCTCAGGCTCGAATGGCTGTTTCGGTTGTGGATCGAACCGGGCCGTCTCTGGCGCCGCTATGTCGTCGGCAATCCCCTGTTCCTGTGGCGCGTCATCGGCCAGAAATTCTTGCGCAGGCCCGCTCCTGCCAGAACCAGCCCTGCGGCAGGCCGCGGAGCAGATCATTGA
- a CDS encoding glycosyltransferase has product MHLLFATSIVPDGALASGYEIANAAIIAALRRAGARVTVIGFTWPGKPASDPQNTIVLGAVDVRTETASSLQKLAWVARAMLSGLTFASVKLRVVNDSEIRAAVERVGPFDGYVLNSVQFAGAFERLFGDRPSIFVAHNVEHRSAQENAAAAGGLFQRLLFRREARLLKTVEERLCRRARFVFTLAEEDRSALGVASDRRSAVLPLVTCAQPPVQKTPRRIDCDAALIGTWTWQPNRIGLDWFLEKVVPHLRPDFRVRIAGGMPSGLASAHPGVEFVGRVPDAQAFVRSAAVIPLISTSGSGVQLKTIETFELGLPSVATSHSLRGIDHRPVNCVVTDDPVAFAGALEAAVADVGDVDGSAFHRRQLQALDAAIRLGLEKLGPVGQEMLA; this is encoded by the coding sequence ATGCATCTGCTGTTCGCCACATCGATCGTGCCCGACGGTGCTCTTGCCTCGGGCTATGAGATCGCCAATGCCGCAATCATCGCCGCGTTGCGGCGCGCCGGCGCGCGCGTCACGGTGATCGGCTTCACCTGGCCGGGCAAGCCTGCGAGCGATCCGCAGAACACCATCGTGCTCGGCGCCGTCGATGTGCGCACCGAAACCGCCTCATCGCTGCAAAAGCTCGCCTGGGTTGCAAGGGCGATGCTCTCCGGCCTCACTTTCGCGTCGGTCAAGCTGCGCGTTGTCAACGACAGTGAGATCCGCGCCGCCGTCGAACGCGTCGGCCCTTTCGACGGCTATGTGTTGAATTCCGTGCAGTTCGCCGGCGCCTTCGAAAGGCTTTTCGGCGACCGGCCGTCGATTTTCGTCGCTCACAATGTCGAGCATCGTTCGGCGCAGGAGAACGCCGCTGCCGCCGGCGGCCTTTTCCAGCGCCTGCTGTTTCGCCGTGAGGCAAGGCTGCTCAAGACTGTGGAAGAACGGCTCTGCCGCCGGGCACGCTTCGTCTTCACGCTGGCCGAGGAAGATCGCTCGGCACTCGGCGTCGCCTCCGACCGCCGGTCGGCGGTGCTGCCGCTGGTGACTTGCGCCCAGCCGCCCGTGCAAAAAACCCCGCGCCGCATCGACTGCGACGCGGCGCTGATCGGCACCTGGACCTGGCAGCCGAACCGCATCGGCCTCGACTGGTTCCTGGAAAAGGTGGTGCCGCATCTCAGGCCCGATTTTCGGGTCAGGATTGCCGGCGGCATGCCGTCGGGCCTCGCGTCCGCGCATCCCGGCGTCGAATTCGTCGGCCGCGTCCCGGACGCGCAGGCTTTCGTGCGCAGCGCCGCCGTCATCCCGTTGATCAGCACCTCCGGCAGCGGCGTACAGCTCAAGACCATCGAAACCTTCGAGCTCGGCCTGCCCTCTGTCGCGACCAGCCATTCGCTGCGCGGCATCGACCATCGCCCGGTCAATTGCGTCGTGACCGATGATCCGGTCGCCTTCGCCGGCGCCCTTGAAGCAGCGGTTGCCGATGTCGGGGACGTCGACGGCAGCGCTTTCCACCGCCGGCAGCTGCAGGCGCTCGATGCCGCAATCAGGCTCGGCCTGGAAAAGCTCGGGCCCGTCGGCCAGGAGATGCTTGCATGA